One window from the genome of Bacillus weihaiensis encodes:
- a CDS encoding DUF951 domain-containing protein codes for MEKEYGLNDIVEMKKQHPCGTNRWKIIRMGMDIRIKCLGCEHSVLIPRKEFSRKMKKMLVKHEETEA; via the coding sequence GTGGAAAAAGAGTATGGGTTAAACGATATTGTTGAAATGAAAAAACAACACCCTTGTGGAACAAATAGATGGAAAATCATTCGAATGGGAATGGATATTCGAATTAAGTGCTTAGGTTGTGAGCATAGTGTGCTAATACCACGTAAGGAATTTTCACGAAAAATGAAGAAAATGCTTGTGAAACACGAGGAAACAGAAGCATAA
- a CDS encoding molybdopterin-dependent oxidoreductase: MKQTYKSSCPLNCWDSCGFEVTVENNKVTKVDGDKEHPITQGKICGRGRMLETKTNSTDRLTTPLKKVNGEFIEVSWQQALDEIAHRMREIKEIYGTTAVLHSHDYANNGLLKNLDKRFFNEYGGVTTLVGSICWGSGIEAQTWDFGSSDSHAAEDIYNSKHVVIWGRNVARTNMHLFHHLQQVKKQGATITVIDPIFNATAKIADHYLSIKPGMDGLAAIGIMKYLLQENQYDEEFVENHTVGFNDLVELLEQFTFEEITEKTEITYESIQYLARIYSNGPTSTYLGLGMQRFANGGNTIRLIDALIALSGNVGVAGGGSNFGNIQVGKNFNMSALTLQHKATASRHFTMMKQAEGIIEAVNPEIKMAFVTCGNPLVQVPDSNKVREAFESIETLVVVDHFLTDTAELADYVLPTTTVFEEEDIYYASMYHHYVNYGEKLVDPPGEAKSDLWIWTELAKRLGFGEAFDYTVDEFLQMGIAHLEEDGVTVEKLKECKRLPLPVKQVPWDTKEFSTPSGKFEFTSTLAKKKGYEGKPLYTLPKESRISNPDLAKKYPYQLLSIHPLRSNHSQHYLFIEALQEVKIEVSEDIAREHELNEDDIVTIFNDRGKLTGKVKLLKKAHPKTINVDEGQWHKFGGSVNLLTPDGNSDNGLGSILYDCLVNIVKEK; the protein is encoded by the coding sequence ATGAAACAGACATATAAATCTTCCTGCCCCTTGAACTGCTGGGATAGCTGTGGCTTTGAAGTGACTGTAGAAAATAATAAGGTGACGAAGGTTGATGGTGATAAAGAACACCCCATCACTCAGGGGAAAATTTGTGGTAGAGGAAGAATGCTTGAGACAAAAACGAATAGTACTGATCGATTAACAACTCCGTTAAAAAAAGTAAATGGCGAGTTTATTGAGGTTTCATGGCAACAGGCACTAGATGAAATTGCTCATAGAATGAGAGAAATTAAAGAAATCTATGGAACAACTGCTGTCCTTCATAGTCATGACTATGCGAACAATGGATTATTAAAAAATTTGGATAAGCGATTTTTTAATGAATACGGAGGCGTGACAACGCTTGTAGGAAGTATTTGTTGGGGATCAGGAATAGAAGCTCAAACTTGGGATTTTGGAAGCTCAGATAGTCATGCTGCTGAGGATATTTACAATAGTAAGCATGTTGTTATCTGGGGGAGAAATGTGGCTAGAACCAATATGCATTTATTTCATCATCTTCAACAAGTTAAGAAGCAGGGAGCAACGATTACAGTTATTGATCCAATCTTTAATGCAACAGCCAAAATAGCCGATCATTATTTATCAATAAAACCTGGGATGGACGGGTTAGCTGCTATTGGCATCATGAAGTATCTTTTACAAGAAAATCAATATGATGAGGAATTTGTTGAAAATCATACTGTAGGTTTTAATGATTTAGTAGAGCTGTTGGAGCAATTTACTTTTGAAGAAATCACAGAGAAAACAGAAATTACCTATGAATCTATTCAATATTTAGCAAGAATTTATTCGAATGGTCCAACCTCGACATATTTAGGATTAGGTATGCAACGATTTGCTAATGGCGGCAATACTATTCGTCTTATCGATGCCCTTATTGCACTTAGCGGGAATGTAGGTGTTGCTGGTGGTGGCTCTAACTTTGGTAACATTCAGGTTGGGAAGAATTTCAATATGAGTGCTCTTACTTTACAACACAAGGCAACAGCATCTAGACATTTTACGATGATGAAGCAGGCAGAAGGCATTATAGAAGCAGTCAATCCTGAAATAAAGATGGCGTTTGTTACTTGTGGAAATCCTCTTGTTCAAGTACCGGATTCAAATAAAGTGAGAGAGGCTTTTGAATCCATTGAGACCCTTGTTGTTGTGGATCACTTCCTTACAGATACAGCTGAGTTAGCGGATTATGTGCTACCGACAACGACAGTATTCGAAGAAGAAGATATTTATTACGCATCCATGTACCATCATTATGTAAACTATGGTGAAAAGCTAGTTGACCCTCCCGGTGAAGCTAAGTCGGATTTGTGGATTTGGACGGAACTAGCTAAGAGATTAGGTTTTGGAGAAGCATTTGATTATACAGTGGACGAGTTCTTACAAATGGGGATTGCTCATTTAGAGGAAGATGGTGTTACTGTTGAAAAGCTGAAGGAATGCAAAAGGCTACCACTTCCAGTGAAACAAGTACCTTGGGATACGAAGGAATTTTCTACCCCTAGCGGAAAGTTTGAATTCACCTCAACACTTGCAAAAAAGAAAGGATATGAGGGGAAACCACTCTACACATTACCGAAGGAATCGCGTATTTCAAATCCAGACTTAGCAAAGAAATATCCTTATCAGTTATTATCAATCCATCCATTAAGATCCAACCATTCACAACATTATCTTTTCATTGAAGCATTACAAGAAGTGAAAATTGAAGTTTCAGAGGATATTGCAAGAGAACATGAGCTCAATGAAGATGATATCGTCACAATCTTTAATGATCGTGGAAAATTAACAGGAAAGGTGAAGCTTCTAAAAAAAGCCCACCCTAAGACAATTAATGTGGATGAAGGCCAATGGCATAAATTTGGAGGATCCGTCAATTTACTCACTCCTGATGGCAATTCCGATAATGGATTAGGAAGTATCCTGTATGATTGTTTAGTAAACATAGTGAAAGAAAAATAA
- the ychF gene encoding redox-regulated ATPase YchF, translating into MALTAGIVGLPNVGKSTLFNAITQAGAESANYPFCTIDPNVGIVEVPDERLVKLTELVNPKKTIPTAFEFTDIAGIVKGASKGEGLGNKFLSHIRQVDAICHVVRCFADDNITHVSGKVDPISDIETINLELILADLETVDKRLDRVAKLAKQKEKTAVFEHEILTKLKEAFENEKPARSVEMNEEQHKYVKQLHLLTSKPVLYVSNVSEDEVADASNNEYVQKVRDFAAGENAEVIVVCAKIESEIAELDGEEKEMFLEELGIEESGLDQLIKASYNLLGLATYFTAGEQEVRAWTFTKGMKAPQCAGIIHTDFERGFIRAETVSYEDLLTAKSMGAAREAGKVRLEGKEYIVKDGDVIHFRFNV; encoded by the coding sequence ATGGCATTAACAGCAGGAATTGTCGGTCTTCCTAACGTAGGGAAATCAACATTATTTAACGCAATTACACAAGCTGGAGCAGAATCAGCAAACTATCCTTTCTGTACAATTGATCCAAATGTTGGAATTGTAGAGGTACCTGATGAGCGTCTAGTAAAGCTAACAGAACTTGTAAATCCTAAGAAAACAATTCCGACAGCATTTGAATTCACGGATATTGCTGGGATTGTTAAAGGAGCAAGTAAAGGTGAAGGTTTAGGAAATAAGTTCTTATCACATATTCGTCAAGTAGATGCGATTTGTCATGTAGTAAGATGTTTCGCAGATGACAACATTACACATGTATCGGGTAAAGTAGATCCTATTTCTGATATTGAAACAATAAATCTTGAATTAATTTTAGCTGATTTAGAAACAGTTGATAAACGCCTAGATCGTGTTGCGAAATTAGCAAAACAAAAAGAAAAAACAGCTGTCTTTGAGCATGAGATTCTTACTAAATTAAAAGAAGCATTTGAAAATGAAAAACCAGCGCGCTCTGTTGAAATGAATGAAGAGCAACATAAATATGTAAAGCAGCTACATTTATTAACAAGCAAGCCTGTACTTTACGTTTCAAATGTAAGTGAAGATGAAGTAGCGGATGCATCAAATAACGAATACGTACAAAAGGTTCGTGATTTTGCAGCAGGTGAAAATGCTGAAGTGATTGTTGTCTGTGCGAAAATTGAATCTGAAATTGCGGAGCTTGATGGCGAAGAAAAGGAAATGTTCTTAGAAGAGCTTGGGATTGAAGAGTCAGGTCTTGATCAATTAATTAAAGCATCTTACAATCTTTTAGGATTAGCTACTTATTTCACAGCTGGTGAACAAGAGGTTCGTGCGTGGACTTTCACAAAAGGAATGAAGGCTCCACAATGTGCGGGAATCATCCATACTGATTTTGAAAGAGGCTTTATCCGTGCTGAAACAGTTTCTTATGAGGATTTACTAACTGCTAAATCAATGGGAGCTGCTCGTGAGGCTGGAAAAGTACGTCTAGAAGGTAAGGAATATATCGTGAAAGATGGAGATGTTATTCATTTCCGTTTTAACGTTTAA
- the rpsF gene encoding 30S ribosomal protein S6 encodes MRKYEVMYIIRPNIEDEAKKALVERFNNVLSTNGAEVTEAKEWGKRRLAYEINDFRDGYYMLLQVNSEAAAVQEFDRLAKISEDIIRHIVIKKED; translated from the coding sequence ATGAGAAAGTACGAAGTTATGTACATCATCCGTCCAAATATTGAAGATGAAGCTAAGAAAGCTTTAGTTGAGCGTTTCAACAACGTTTTATCTACAAATGGTGCGGAAGTAACAGAAGCAAAAGAGTGGGGCAAACGTCGCCTAGCTTACGAAATCAACGATTTCCGTGATGGCTACTACATGCTTCTTCAAGTTAACTCTGAAGCTGCTGCTGTTCAAGAATTCGATCGTTTAGCGAAAATCAGCGAAGATATCATTCGCCACATTGTGATTAAAAAAGAAGACTAA
- the ssb gene encoding single-stranded DNA-binding protein has product MLNRVVLVGRLTKDPDLRYTPSGVAVATFTLAVNRTFTNQQGEREADFLNCVIWRKQAENVANFLKKGSLAGVDGRLQSRSYEDQTGKRVFVTEVVAESVQFLEPRSASGGGNNNNYNSNNNNNFGGYSDNSGNQNPFGSDQNQQRNQGRTSFDADPFANDGKPIDISDDDLPF; this is encoded by the coding sequence ATGTTGAATCGAGTAGTATTAGTCGGAAGACTAACAAAAGATCCAGATCTACGATACACACCAAGTGGAGTAGCAGTTGCTACATTTACTCTTGCAGTAAACCGAACGTTTACAAATCAACAGGGTGAAAGAGAAGCCGATTTTCTTAACTGTGTGATATGGCGTAAACAAGCTGAAAATGTCGCAAACTTCCTTAAAAAAGGTAGTTTAGCTGGTGTTGACGGACGTTTGCAATCACGTAGCTATGAAGATCAAACAGGCAAACGTGTGTTTGTAACAGAGGTTGTTGCAGAAAGCGTACAGTTCTTAGAGCCTAGATCAGCAAGCGGCGGCGGTAACAACAATAACTACAATAGCAATAATAATAACAACTTTGGTGGGTACTCAGATAACTCTGGTAATCAAAATCCTTTCGGTTCAGATCAAAATCAACAACGTAATCAAGGTCGTACAAGCTTTGATGCAGATCCATTTGCAAATGATGGAAAACCTATTGATATATCTGATGACGACTTACCGTTTTAA
- the rpsR gene encoding 30S ribosomal protein S18: MAGGRKGGRAKRRKVCFFTSNGITHIDYKDVDLLKKFVSERGKILPRRVTGTSAKYQRKLTVAIKRARQMALLPYVAGE, encoded by the coding sequence ATGGCAGGCGGACGTAAAGGTGGACGTGCAAAACGTCGTAAGGTGTGTTTCTTCACATCAAATGGTATCACTCACATCGATTACAAAGATGTTGATTTACTAAAAAAATTCGTATCTGAGCGTGGTAAAATTTTACCTCGTCGTGTAACAGGTACTAGCGCTAAATACCAACGTAAATTGACTGTAGCTATCAAGAGAGCTCGTCAAATGGCTTTATTACCATATGTTGCTGGTGAATAA
- a CDS encoding YybS family protein: protein MRKTQAITEGAILLALFLVLLLVSTYLPIVGPIFLLFLPLPFILFTIRHQLSLVVLLIFAGCILSILFGPITNLLVALTSGLSGLVIGIFYKKKQTMSAIIGGSLAFTVSLVITYIGSIFFLQIDIVKDSFTLLEQSMDQSRSILSSFSEPEELDKQFEQLDEGIEFLGMLIPTLFIVMGFLSTLAIHFVSLPILKRLRVDVKSLIPFREWRLPQSLIWYYLITTILILMNIDRDSFVFLAAINLNVFLQFLLLLQGFSFIFYFCYQKGYSKAIPIVVFFVSMLLPMVLYLIRILGIIDLGFPLRGKITKR from the coding sequence GTGAGGAAAACACAAGCGATTACAGAAGGTGCCATATTGTTAGCACTCTTTTTAGTCCTTTTATTAGTTTCAACTTATCTGCCTATAGTGGGGCCAATCTTTCTTCTTTTTCTACCGTTACCGTTTATCCTTTTTACTATACGTCATCAATTGTCCTTAGTTGTTTTACTAATCTTTGCTGGATGTATTCTCTCCATTTTATTTGGTCCAATAACCAATCTATTAGTGGCACTTACATCTGGCTTAAGTGGATTGGTAATAGGGATTTTCTATAAAAAGAAGCAAACAATGAGTGCTATTATTGGAGGTAGTCTAGCTTTTACCGTTAGTTTAGTTATTACCTATATCGGTTCTATTTTCTTTCTACAAATTGATATAGTAAAGGATTCTTTTACTCTTTTAGAGCAGTCAATGGACCAATCAAGATCCATTTTATCTAGCTTTAGTGAGCCAGAAGAACTAGATAAGCAGTTTGAACAGTTAGATGAGGGAATAGAGTTTTTAGGTATGCTCATTCCAACACTCTTTATAGTAATGGGATTTTTATCTACACTTGCTATTCACTTTGTGTCTCTCCCAATATTAAAACGGTTAAGAGTTGATGTTAAGTCTCTTATTCCTTTTCGTGAATGGAGACTGCCACAAAGCTTGATATGGTATTATTTAATTACAACGATTTTAATCCTGATGAATATCGATCGAGATTCTTTTGTTTTTCTTGCAGCAATCAATTTAAATGTATTTCTACAATTTCTCCTTCTATTACAAGGATTCTCGTTCATTTTTTATTTTTGTTATCAAAAGGGCTACTCTAAAGCAATACCAATTGTTGTATTCTTTGTCTCGATGCTTTTGCCGATGGTCCTTTATCTTATAAGAATCTTAGGTATAATTGATTTAGGCTTTCCTCTACGTGGTAAAATAACAAAAAGGTAA